One stretch of Miscanthus floridulus cultivar M001 chromosome 18, ASM1932011v1, whole genome shotgun sequence DNA includes these proteins:
- the LOC136521287 gene encoding probable cinnamyl alcohol dehydrogenase 1 — MAAESENGNCDAWAARDPSGVLSPYSFNRRAVQSSDVALKIIYCGVCYADVVWTRNMHHDSKYPVVPGHEIAGVVTQVGADVKGFKVGDHVGVGTYVNSCRDCEHCNSSLENHCPKGVYTFNGIDTDGTVTKGGYSSHIVVHERYCFQIPDGYPLAKAAPLLCAGITVYTPMMRHNMNQPGKSLGVIGLGGLGHMAVKFGKAFGLKVTVLSTSESKRHEAISLLGADNFVISSDTQQMESLKNSLHFIVDTASGDHPFDPYLSLLKVGGVMAIVGFPSEIKMHPASLNRGARTLSGSVTGGTKDIQEMVNFCAANKIYPKIEVIKIDYINEALTRLVNRDVKYRFVIDIENSFK; from the exons ATGGCTGCTGAATCAGAGAATGGCAACTGCGATGCTTGGGCAGCGAGAGATCCTTCTGGAGTTCTCTCACCATACAGCTTTAACCGCAG AGCTGTGCAAAGCAGCGATGTTGCGCTGAAGATCATATACTGTGGAGTATGTTATGCTGACGTTGTCTGGACACGGAATATGCACCATGATTCAAAATATCCTGTGGTTCCTGG GCATGAGATAGCTGGAGTTGTAACTCAGGTTGGTGCAGATGTCAAAGGCTTTAAAGTGGGTGACCATGTAGGTGTTGGAACATATGTGAACTCATGCCGAGATTGTGAGCACTGCAATAGCTCTCTAGAGAACCACTGCCCAAAAGGAGTTTATACTTTCAATGGCATTGATACAGATGGAACTGTCACCAAGGGGGGTTACTCCAGTCACATTGTAGTCCATGAAAG GTATTGCTTCCAAATACCCGATGGCTATCCTTTGGCGAAGGCAGCACCTCTTCTGTGTGCTGGAATAACTGTGTATACTCCAATGATGCGACACAACATGAACCAACCTGGAAAGTCACTTGGGGTCATTGGACTCGGTGGTCTCGGTCACATGGCAGTGAAATTTGGTAAAGCATTTGGTCTTAAGGTCACAGTTTTGAGTACAAGTGAATCAAAGAGACATGAAGCCATCAGCCTCCTTGGTGCCGATAATTTTGTTATATCATCAGACACACAACAGATGGAG TCCCTGAAAAACTCCCTGCACTTCATAGTTGACACCGCTTCTGGTGACCATCCATTTGATCCATATCTCTCTCTCCTTAAGGTTGGTGGTGTGATGGCAATAGTGGGCTTTCCAAGTGAGATAAAAATGCATCCTGCAAGCCTTAATCGTG GTGCGCGGACCTTGTCTGGTAGTGTTACTGGAGGTACAAAAGACATCCAAGAAATGGTTAACTTCTGTGCAGCGAACAAAATCTATCCAAAGATTGAGGTCATTAAGATAGATTATATCAATGAGGCTCTCACGAGGCTTGTTAATCGAGATGTGAAATACCGCTTTGTAATCGACATCGAGAACTCTTTCAAGTAG